TTGAGAAAATAGAAAATCCATATTGGTTTCCTTTTCTACGCATGCCTGAAGGTGATGAGGCTCGCAGAAATGATGAAATTGGTATGACTCATGTTCATCATTATTTCACGAAGCGAAATCAATTAGTTCTATCAGCCTTGATGCATAAGTCAAACCGCAAATCACTATTTGTAATTCTGAGTATTTTAAATCGTGCATCGCGGCAGCACCAGATTGCAATATCACGAATTGGTGGGGTTAAAAAAAGGGACGGTGGTGCAACGGCAGGTCACCGTAGAGGAACTTTATATGTTCCCTCGAATCAAGTTGAATTTTCAGTAATACAATTGTTTCGGGAAAGAATTCGATTAATTAATAAAACTTTGAAGCTTTTGTCTAAAGCAAAGACTAGTAGTGTATCAATTATTTCAACAGAAAGTACAACTTCCCTAAGTAGCATTCCGGATAATTCTATAGACTACATATTTATAGATCCTCCTTTCGGATATAATCTTATGTATTCAGAGCTTAATTTTATTTTCGAATCCTTTTTGCAGGTTTTTACGAATTCCAAAAATGAAGCCATTATAAATAAGACTCAAAAGAAAGGCCTAAAACAATATGAAATATTGATTACAGATTGTATGCAACGCTTATTTCAGATTCTTAAGCCTGGCAGATGGATGACTGTTGAATTCCACAATACGAAGAATAGTATATGGGACGCGATTCAAAAGTCGTTATTAATAGCAGGATTTATAATTAGTGAGGTTCGGACTTTAGATAAAAAGAATAAAACCCACACCCAAAGGACCAGCAAGGGTGCGGCCAACCATGATTTAGTAATATCTGCTTATAAACCACATTCAGATTTTGTTAAACTCTTTGAGTCATTAAAAGGAAGGCCCGAAGGAGTTTTCGAGTTTTTGGTTCATTATCTTTCAATCTTGCCAGTCGTTCCGCTTACGGCTGATGGTTGTATAGAAAGTATTGCAGAGCGAACCCGGGATGTACTCTTCGAACGGATGGTAGCATACCATCTCGTTCGTAACGTACGTATTCCCCTATCATCATCTGAGTTTTATCAATTACTTGATGAGCAGTTCGTATGCCGGGACGATATGTATTTTCTGCCGGACCAAGCCGTTCGTTACGATGTTGTACGCGTCAGAACCGAAGTTGAACAAATACCCTTGTTTATCAGAAACGAACGTAGTGCGGTACAGTGGGTTCGGACCGAGCTTGAGGCTAAGCCACAGACTCTGGGAGAACTGACACCGAAATTCATGCAAGCTATGGTGGCTGAATGGGATAAAATGGAAGAACGCGTGGAGTTGATCAAACTACTTAAGGAATACTTTGTCCGTGATTCCGACGAACGCTGGAGGGTGCCGGATCCTAATAGAGCGAAGGATATGGATGCAATACGGCGTAAGACTCTGCTAAAAATTTTCGAAGACTACGCCAAAGGCAAGAGCAAAATGAAAGTTTTTCGCCGAGAGGCGGTGCTTGAAGGATTTCGTGAATGCTGGGAGACAAAGCAATATAGTGTTATTGTAGCAGTCTGTGAACGTCTACCGGCATCGGTTTTGCAAGAAAGCCCTGACATCAAACAGTTTTATGAGATTGCGCGTGACCGAGTGCCTCAGCAAACGGTAAAAAACACGCAGATTTTTCTGTGGGAGGTATAATGTTTTTGCGACAATTATGGTGTGTACGAACCCGCGGATGGGTCCACGTCAAGTCAATAGGGCACATATTTGATCGTCCAGTGGCGATCGTATGGTCCGAGGATACGGGACAACGCCTGACTGTCGCTACTGACGAGCTTTTGCCTGAGCCTCCCGAACGGGTTAGAACTTTACGCGAGTTGCTGGTGACGTCACATATATGGAGATCCTTCCAAGAGCAAAGTTATATCTCTCCACTTCTTAGCCGTGTATTAGCTCTACCTCATCAATTCCGAACATTGCGGCGGTCTATGGAACGATATCCCATCCGAATTTTACTCGCGGACGAGGTCGGACTCGGCAAGACTATAGAGGCTGGTCTTGTGTTGAAACAGTTGATCTGGCAAGATGAGGTCAAACGGATACTCATTCTCACACCGAAAAGTTTATTAATACAATGGGTGGCAGAGATGGATACCCGGTTTGGTGAGAAATTCGAAATTGTTGCACCACCGAGATGGGAGTCGATGGATTGGCTACTCAACAATCCCTGGCGTCAATTGGACCGTGTCGTCGTTTCCTTTGATAGCGTCAAGCCGAAAAATACCAATTACAATACCGACAAAAAAATGATTCTTAAGCGTAACCGCGAAAGATTCGAAGCGTTGGTAGCAGCCGGCTGGGATTTGGTAATTATCGATGAATGCCATCGCATAGCTGGCGCAAAAGACGACGTTGCTCGGTACGAGCTTGCAAAAGCTTTAGCAAAAACAGTCCCGCATATGCTCCTGTTATCTGCGACGCCGCACAGCGGCCGTAGTGACGCATTCCAAAGACTTATACGTCTGCTTATGCCACCGGAATACACTGGAACAATTACCAAAAGCATAGTTCGTTCCTACTTGATCCGGACGGATAAACGGTCCGCAACAGACGAAACCGGACGTCCATTGTTCATGCCGCGTTCAACTACGCTACTTAAGATTCCATTCGG
This Dehalobacter sp. DNA region includes the following protein-coding sequences:
- a CDS encoding site-specific DNA-methyltransferase → MAKDRQTKLWIEEIQQKKVTKVSVEEQANKDVYRKRFVQALHDPVFRKTEGFPFGADEAFLDLSALPDYAACSNPFVAEWLAEHATPYNSQTDNYLREPFAADVSEGKNNPIYNAQSYHTKVPHKAIMRYILHYTNPGDVVFDGFCGTGMTGVAASLCGDKETVESLGYRVDTDGTILHTTLDNAGKKTWTPFSHLGSRKVLLNDLSPAATFIAQNYNHPANPLVFEREVFRILDEVETEYGWMYRTIHTAPRGISETDLKAVVLNGGPVPEGVVLGTVQYIVWSDVFVCPNCSKELIYWDVAIDKQNGKVLELFSCPSCNSQLSKGAVLSDSLDKEYKRYTSSKKASPAERAYTTSYDRYLSCHVRHAKQAPVLINYAIGNKRFEKRPDTFDLLLIEKIEKIENPYWFPFLRMPEGDEARRNDEIGMTHVHHYFTKRNQLVLSALMHKSNRKSLFVILSILNRASRQHQIAISRIGGVKKRDGGATAGHRRGTLYVPSNQVEFSVIQLFRERIRLINKTLKLLSKAKTSSVSIISTESTTSLSSIPDNSIDYIFIDPPFGYNLMYSELNFIFESFLQVFTNSKNEAIINKTQKKGLKQYEILITDCMQRLFQILKPGRWMTVEFHNTKNSIWDAIQKSLLIAGFIISEVRTLDKKNKTHTQRTSKGAANHDLVISAYKPHSDFVKLFESLKGRPEGVFEFLVHYLSILPVVPLTADGCIESIAERTRDVLFERMVAYHLVRNVRIPLSSSEFYQLLDEQFVCRDDMYFLPDQAVRYDVVRVRTEVEQIPLFIRNERSAVQWVRTELEAKPQTLGELTPKFMQAMVAEWDKMEERVELIKLLKEYFVRDSDERWRVPDPNRAKDMDAIRRKTLLKIFEDYAKGKSKMKVFRREAVLEGFRECWETKQYSVIVAVCERLPASVLQESPDIKQFYEIARDRVPQQTVKNTQIFLWEV